Proteins encoded by one window of Microbacterium testaceum:
- a CDS encoding aldo/keto reductase translates to MHATSARLGLGLAAVGRPAYITTARDSDLGDPAERSVEALRERAHELLDEAWALGIRYVDAARSYGRAEEFLGSWLDAHPERRAELTIGSKWGYEYVGGWRMDAAVHERKEHSAAMFDRQWPETLAALGSAPDYYLVHSVTPESSALGDEEVLGRLRRLRSDGVRVGLSTSGPHQAAVIRAALALSDSPFSVVQSTWNLLEPSVAPAVQTAHDAGWTVVVKEVFANGELAHAEPGSRLEASASGLPVDVFSLGAALAQPWADVVLSGATTTTHLRRGASARPTAAPADLTTDPVDYWRRRSERPWR, encoded by the coding sequence ATGCACGCCACCTCCGCCCGGCTGGGCCTGGGCCTCGCCGCCGTCGGTCGCCCCGCCTACATCACGACCGCGCGGGACAGCGACCTGGGCGACCCCGCGGAGCGCTCGGTCGAAGCCCTGCGCGAGCGCGCGCACGAGCTGCTCGACGAGGCCTGGGCACTCGGCATCCGGTACGTCGATGCCGCCCGCTCCTACGGCCGGGCCGAGGAGTTCCTCGGGTCGTGGCTCGACGCACACCCCGAGCGCCGCGCCGAGTTGACGATCGGGTCGAAGTGGGGCTACGAGTACGTCGGCGGATGGAGGATGGATGCCGCCGTGCACGAGCGCAAAGAGCACTCGGCGGCCATGTTCGACAGGCAGTGGCCCGAGACGCTCGCGGCGCTCGGCTCCGCTCCGGATTACTACCTGGTCCACTCCGTGACCCCGGAGAGCTCCGCCCTCGGCGACGAGGAGGTGCTGGGCAGACTCCGCCGTCTGCGCTCGGACGGGGTGCGCGTCGGACTGTCCACGAGTGGACCGCACCAGGCGGCCGTCATCCGCGCCGCCCTCGCCCTTTCGGATTCGCCGTTCTCGGTCGTGCAGTCCACCTGGAATCTGCTCGAGCCCTCCGTGGCTCCGGCGGTGCAGACCGCCCACGACGCCGGCTGGACGGTCGTGGTCAAAGAGGTCTTCGCCAACGGCGAGCTCGCCCACGCCGAACCCGGGAGTCGCCTCGAGGCGTCGGCATCCGGCCTGCCCGTGGACGTCTTCTCGCTCGGCGCCGCGCTGGCGCAGCCGTGGGCCGACGTCGTGCTCAGCGGCGCCACGACGACCACGCACCTGCGACGCGGCGCGAGCGCGCGCCCGACCGCCGCCCCGGCGGACCTCACCACGGACCCCGTCGACTACTGGCGTCGGCGCTCGGAACGTCCCTGGCGCTGA
- a CDS encoding RNA polymerase sigma factor — MTDDADFVALFREHYNAVRRFIERRVSDREAADDLTMECFEIAWRKRDPREPFGLPWLYRTARNLIANEYRRRDREGALWTHIEDQVRTLSNASEGEMIDRLVDAIRALSEKEREILWLTYWEDLSAAEVGVVVGASAGTVWTRLNRVRAKLRPLLSDGPLSAEEVLDERR, encoded by the coding sequence GTGACGGACGACGCGGATTTCGTGGCGCTCTTCCGTGAGCACTACAACGCCGTTCGGCGATTCATCGAACGACGCGTGTCGGACCGCGAGGCTGCGGACGACCTCACGATGGAATGCTTCGAGATCGCGTGGCGCAAGCGCGATCCGCGAGAGCCGTTCGGTTTGCCGTGGCTGTACCGCACGGCGCGGAACCTCATCGCGAACGAATACCGACGACGAGACCGAGAGGGGGCACTGTGGACGCACATCGAGGACCAGGTGCGCACCCTCTCGAACGCGTCGGAGGGCGAGATGATCGATCGGCTCGTCGACGCGATCCGCGCACTCTCCGAGAAGGAGCGCGAGATCCTCTGGCTCACCTACTGGGAGGACCTCTCGGCCGCCGAGGTGGGTGTCGTCGTCGGGGCGAGCGCGGGGACCGTGTGGACGCGCCTGAATCGCGTCCGAGCCAAACTCCGCCCGCTCCTGTCCGACGGGCCCCTGTCCGCCGAGGAGGTGCTCGATGAACGACGATGA
- a CDS encoding PaaI family thioesterase, whose translation MTPWTIVPGALDDRLGITVTEQSADRVCAWMPVEGNTQSLGRLHGGATAALSEAVGSWAAMIHASMLGMVCVGVDLNITHHRGATGGCIHATATPAHRGRRLATYDVRVVDDQDRLIATARITNLLVAPD comes from the coding sequence ATGACGCCCTGGACCATCGTTCCCGGAGCCCTCGACGACCGGCTGGGCATCACCGTGACGGAACAGTCGGCCGATCGGGTCTGCGCGTGGATGCCCGTCGAGGGCAACACGCAGTCCCTCGGCCGCCTGCACGGTGGCGCGACGGCCGCGCTCTCCGAGGCCGTCGGCTCGTGGGCGGCCATGATCCACGCGTCGATGCTCGGCATGGTGTGCGTCGGCGTCGACCTGAACATCACGCACCATCGTGGCGCGACCGGGGGCTGCATCCACGCCACAGCCACGCCCGCTCATCGCGGTCGCCGGCTGGCCACCTACGACGTCCGTGTGGTCGACGACCAGGACCGCCTCATCGCGACGGCGCGGATCACGAATCTGCTGGTCGCCCCCGACTGA